The proteins below are encoded in one region of Ostrea edulis chromosome 3, xbOstEdul1.1, whole genome shotgun sequence:
- the LOC125673044 gene encoding uncharacterized protein LOC125673044, giving the protein MLCHRFLRCFMFLRLHALLLANSLLTGSDTEISVPPQNHTLSNNPRILRDILNQETLVRFSMIQKMQVFTMDIIEIKRNNNLLMNKVDALMKEQASATERHSVLEKENEKLRQQVNALQEKSTALDTTDKNWENMIGTHDVEITNLQDIYGNITKDIGELRQSLYGNVRKDIGESKESLSDMNRRLDSWNTSITHFLSDRENVMPEHVAFHAVAYSSTSVDDIIFDHVITNIGGGYDNATGVFIVPTTGLYVLSWTIEAHGRLTEGVLLVNGVQEGLTKAHEVSSHYDTTTSFAVLNLTVNDTVWVRVITGRAEARHTMFSGWKINKTGTYTAFNALLSRDVSGYHIVYDNDTLDTHNAYSTSTGNFVAPRSGLYVFMMSAVNFGKFDYNCWIRFSNGNSQPNVWVDSQSGYYDSSSFMTFGWLNAGEYVYVDADRMRKTSVFAGWQLVDDMSVSKSTYPAFISRLSSRYSGTPVLFNQTFSGYHHGYSVTTGIFTADRDGVYVFLYNIEAYNEIVLTTLRVNGVDKFELRSAGRSTEYDDTSAVSVLQLSSGDQVSVGLKHGTVDDDESLFFGVLLFEM; this is encoded by the exons ATGTTGTGTCATCGTTTCCTGCGATGTTTCATGTTTCTCCGTCTACACGCTCTGCTGCTGGCTAACTCTCTGTTGACAGGTAGTGATACAGAAATCTCTGTTCCGCCTCAAAACCACACATTAAGCAACAATCCGAGAATTCTTAGAGATATTCTAAATCAAGAGACCTTGGTGCGTTTTTCGATGATTCAAAAAATGCAAGTATTTACGATGGATATCATCGAAATCAAGaggaataacaatttattgatGAATAAAGTTGATGCGTTGATGAAAGAGCAGGCATCTGCAACTGAAAGACACTCTGTGTTAGAAAAAGAGAATGAAAAATTAAGACAGCAAGTGAATGCATTGCAGGAGAAAAGTACTGCCTTGGATACCACCGACAAGAACTGGGAAAACATGATTGGAACACACGATGTCGAAATCACAAATTTGCAAGATATATATGGAAACATTACAAAAGATATCGGAGAATTAAGACAATCTTTGTATGGAAACGTCAGAAAAGATATCGGAGAATCAAAGGAATCGTTGAGTGATATGAATCGAAGACTGGACAGCTGGAATACTTCTATCACACATTTCTTATCTGACAGAGAAAATG TGATGCCGGAACACGTTGCCTTTCATGCAGTGGCATACAGTTCTACAAGTGTCGATGACATCATATTCGATCACGTGATAACAAATATCGGTGGTGGATACGACAATGCTACTGGAGTTTTTATTGTACCCACAACAGGACTGTATGTGCTCTCCTGGACGATAGAGGCACACGGACGATTAACAGAGGGGGTTCTTCTTGTTAACGGGGTGCAGGAAGGACTGACAAAGGCTCATGAAGTCTCCTCACATTACGACACAACGACCTCTTTTGCCGTCCTTAACCTTACAGTAAACGACACAGTGTGGGTCAGGGTCATTACAGGCCGTGCAGAGGCCAGACATACTATGTTCTCTGGCTGGAAGATCAATAAAACGGGTACATATACCG CATTTAATGCTCTCCTTTCACGTGATGTAAGTGGTTATCATATCGTGTATGACAACGACACTTTAGACACACACAATGCCTACTCCACCTCCACTGGAAACTTCGTGGCGCCTCGTTCTGGTCTTTATGTTTTTATGATGTCAGCAGTTAATTTTGGAAAGTTTGATTACAATTGCTGGATTCGTTTTAGTAATGGCAATTCTCAGCCGAATGTTTGGGTGGATTCGCAAAGCGGGTATTACGATAGCAGCAGCTTCATGACATTTGGTTGGTTAAATGCCGGTGAATATGTGTATGTGGACGCAGATAGAATGAGGAAGACTTCTGTGTTCGCAGGATGGCAACTTGTGGATGACATGAGCG TGTCCAAGTCGACATATCCAGCATTTATTAGTCGTTTATCGAGTCGCTACTCCGGAACACCTGTCCTCTTTAATCAAACGTTCTCCGGATATCACCATGGTTATTCAGTTACCACTGGAATATTTACTGCAGATCGTGATGGAGTATACGTGTTTCTGTACAATATAGAGGCTTATAACGAAATTGTGCTTACGACACTGAGAGTCAACGGAGTGGATAAATTCGAACTGAGGTCAGCTGGACGCAGTACTGAGTATGACGACACTTCCGCTGTTTCTGTGCTCCAGTTATCATCCGGTGATCAAGTCTCTGTTGGACTTAAACATGGCACAGTGGACGATGATGAATCTCTTTTCTTTGGTGTACTTCTGTTTGAGATGTAA